From Lucilia cuprina isolate Lc7/37 chromosome 4, ASM2204524v1, whole genome shotgun sequence:
ATTATACATTTATCGACATAAAATTCtccataaatatgttttgtgtacattttaaacatttaagtattttttctgGATTGGTTTATTATtgttcatagctcccatataaagtccacATCCGAAAATCACTTCAACGCACATTATTCGTTGGCAAATACATTAATCTTGATAAAAAAATTCGACTTGTACATATGAATTAGTACAAAagcaatatatattttacatctttttctaatttctGCTTATTTGTCAAAGcatgtctcggatttttgctcatatgatattaatttgataatatagcgatcttctcgaaaagATTCCGATCTCGCCAATATCTGgggttctctaaaaactgatttcaacagacagacataatatacccttctcacacgCCCCTCaggcatgtttccttgatgagtGTCatatcatggtgtattgcaatccggaAGTAGaaaggtgctaccaatacctgtgGTCTTGGTATTCACAATTTACTGCCTGGCCTTAtccttgcataaattgaaaagaggtcgaacCACATTATCTGGTAGTACGGGTCCGCAGGACTATGCCCTAGCTGGTTGGGCGACATTATGTCGTGCTCATGACACCTGTTTTTCCCCAATGTGAcaactatggcaagagattagatagctcgagtacttgagcaaagtgcttaaACATGGATCTGAAcatatatgtacaaaaattgcaacttgtgtaagatacacaaaggggcagtggtgagttgtttacaTTTTACCCACCCAGTGGTTGGAAAAGTACCACCGATAGAGCAACACgtcaggtactcacgtaaagcactttgaCATCATAAACTTCTCATAAAGGTGaagggtaaaaaaatattattaacaaaaaagcaATACATAAActgttaagcaaaaaaataaattatattcatcCAATTTCCGTTGTGtcaaaagcttatttttattcaaataaaaaaaatcgaagtATTTTCATCCCTCGATTTGCacgagaaataaaaaaatcgtataaaatcAAAATCGTTATACATTGCGTATGATTATTACCACTTTCAACATATAATTAAGTATTCGCACTAGTGGGCAATAAAATATTGGCCATTTATaccttaattaaaaatttcaaaactaaatcagccaaattagtaaaattctaaaattttttataactatttcataatttcttatacataagaaaaatatactcatgtcgagttttatatatctatctatatctttTTTCGTTAAAAAGATCTGAGAGacatgaccaattatggaagGAAAACGAAAATATTAGCaatgtaatttatatatacttCAAACACATTGttgacaaattttgtataacgcAACATGATGTCTTAGGTATTGCTAGTGACACAAAAATTAGCTCAATATCTAATAGaggatttttaagaatttttttctaacatactACGTTTTTTAGTCATATATTTTTGGCTCACTTGATTAAGTTCTATCAGAATAAAATCAGTTACTGCTGGCAGTGAGTAAAATCTATTCAGCGCAtataagtaatatattttttaacaaataggtGGCGGTAAGGCATTAACTAAAGAATAAAATGACGAAGTTCAAGCGTTTTTGGAAATCACtggaattttgcaaaaaaattgttcaaattcaGAATGTTGTTCGCAATTGAATAAGAAAATAGTTTGAATATTAAGAAGGCATAAATGGAACTACATATATTACAACAAGGCTAGCTTCAGTAAAACGAATTGTAAGAAGGGCCAaggttttagaaatatttaaaatttaattaaaaactctcCAATTGCCACTCGTAAAGAGAAATCCTCTTCAGTTTGCACATAaacatattgttataaaaagctatatcaatatcttgtttttttcggatgaaaacatttttagtttagaAGGTCCAgatcattatttttatgatttttaacagGAAGAGCTCTACCTGAGTTGTTTTCATAACTTTTTAGGATGTGGGAGGATGGAGTGGGGGCCAATTTCGTATTATGAAACATGTGAgcttaaatttcttttgtataGTAAGAATTGTAATGCCATACGAGAAAcagctttttatatattttcggaTATCTTTGAACCATTGCCGaggatatttcaaaaatttattgccCCGATCCATATCGCCATGGCTGTAAAATAGTGGATTCGAAACcagaatgtaaaaattttggagTGCCCTCCATAATCTTCTCATCTATTTATTATCGAAAAGGTTTCGAATATTCTTTCTCGTAATGTATAAAGGTCGGGCAGACAGTATGACACAAAAGAAGCCTAAATTAAAGGAAAGgaagggcttattgcagtaactcggtatgtcacaaaataaatatattaagaacaccaatatttaagtttaaaaagatttgaaaattgtataaaatttgtacaaaaaggccttatattttagttgtataaaaattttaccaaaatattgGCGTATCCAAGATATAtgataatgaaattattatataaaatcagTTTCCGATATTATGTTACTGCTATAAGCACTTCAATTGTTCACAACCTTTTTAAAGTTATACAATTATTTCGTTTTCCTttctcaaaattattatttttataatatatttctaaaagtAAACTTTAATGCTTATTTCTtgcttattttgtatatataaaaatacatatatattattaatatttcatatatgtatattaaatatttacaggaATATTTGATATGTTATGTGTACATTTGCACAAATAAAGTTTCATATATATTGAACAGGATATTATATAAGaatgtgtatatttaaaaaaaatgataataataaaaaaaaaatgtctgttgcaataaataatatttgttaaatttctttttctgtatttaataaatttcatttcgattcatatgcttttaaaaataaatttattttttttataatatttttttttttttcattatagatTTACAAAGTGTATGCTGTTTATTTGTGACTGATTTAAATGTTCCGGAAATTGTTGATTTTCGTGATAATGTCACATTATCATGTAGTTATGCCATGAGTGGACATACATTGAATTCTGTCAAATGGTATAAAgataaaatggaatttttcaGGTAAGTAATTCATGGAATATgagaaaaaattgtgtatatttttcTGTCTGactgtgtgatttttttttcagaaagtattttaataatgatttatgcagtgtatagtttttttttgttaatgataaGGGGGAAGaatatattattagtttttaacaaaTCGACTTAAAAGAATCAAACAATGTTATTGAGAGTCAATTTTTCacgtttggtttatttttataattcaatggGAGCAGGGAAAGATTAAGtacagtaaatatttttatactggGAAGGAGAAAATTTCTATGAATTTATCTTGTAATGAATGTTTAGCGCTTAATGAATGCTATTTTAATGTACGATTAAATGACTAAATAGGTGAGACTGTATAGTCGGATATGGCCGACTATATAATTCCCTATAACAGTGTTTCTATGGGGTACGATCATTATAATTGAAGCGCTCATTATAAAAATGGCTTAAGTTTTGCCTATTTTGCAGAGAtactaaaatattcaacatagtTATGAGCTCAAGATGCCTATTCGGAGATatggttatatgggggctagacgAATTAATGAAcctattttaaccattttcaataggttttatTCTTGATAaaaatcatgtgccaaatttcacagACACAAAGACAGACAAACAGTCAGACACACGGACAGACACATACAAACAGATACACCTACATACAGACATAAAAACAGACATACAGATATTGATAAACACACAGAGATATACCGGACATCCTCAAATCGACTCAGAAGATGACTGTGAGTCGATTGCTATCATTTTTAGCTTTTACAAACATCACAATAAACCTATTATACCCTCACCAGTATAGtggttaaaaaatatacataaatatgtatatctatatgtttttataataaaattaaaaaaaattataatatttaaccacCACAATATTTGTAGATATTCACCTATGATGCATCCTGTTTATATAAAGTTTCCGGTGGTTGGTGTACATTTGCCAGATGGTAAATACTATTGCAATGAATCATCATGTAGAGTAGAATTGAGTATGTTAAGTGCGAAATCATCGGGTGTTTACAAATGTGAAGTGTCAGGAGATGCACCACATTTTCAACTGGCAGCCAAAGAGGACAATATGACTGTAGCAGGTGGGTGCCAAAGACTATTATTAAATGCTGTACAAACAAATTAAAcgaaactaaaaatttacaataataattatttaattattaacattataaattttttagctCTACCTCAAAGTGACCCATTAATAGAAAGCTTTAATCCCATGTATCGTATGGAAGACTATCTTAGTGCTATTTGTACCTCTGATTATTCCAGTTTACCCACAAGACTAACGTGGTTTATCAATGGTGAACAGGTAAATTATACACTAAATTCAAAGAatgttctttaattttattaaagtatattttgattttttttaattttatattaaatattttatgtaaaatataaatttatttttctaaattttgttcTCTAACTATTTTCAGGCTTCTTTAGGTGAACTACAACCAAATGTTGATACGAGCATCTCAGCCCATGGCTATATTTTACGACGACAAAAACTACAGGTTCATTTTTATTTGAGCGGACCTCGTTTCTATCAGGCgggtaaaattttacaattgaaATGCATAGCGGAAATTGAAAACTTTCCCGAATTGACACGCGAGACTTCACTGAATGCTGCTCTAATTCCTTATGATAATTTAAACAATCAAATGTTAATACACGCTGGTACAAATGGTAAGTTTATaagatatttagtttttttgcatatatgtttattttaggCATAATGAATATAATAGACGCTAATGAATAAAATTAGATCCAACTAAAGAACATCTATAATTTTCATCGTCTCTACTGTCCACGAAAACTCCATAGAGAGAAAGATGGTGATATATAGCAAAACATTAgttcttgtctatagcctatcATTTTCTCTTGAATGATTTGAAAAGGCTGGGTCAATGATCTGACATTACTTTAGAAACTTCTCTGGTAATGAGCAGACAGATATGCTGGACAGGAAGAGATAATCTCTACATATTTTCAACTTTGTTTCAGTAACAAGTCCGTCAGGTTTTATATcttcaaaaagctgaaaataaatgaaatagttGGCGTGTCATGCTGTCTAGTGACATAATGGCCATGGACGTAACGACACACCAAAATGTGTCATAGTATCCAtgaggttaggttgataggatgacatcaaatccgaaaaaatacaccaaggccacaatcgggcctgttgtgcgctccttatcatgaaaaaggAAACTGaaggaattatttttaattgtttagaaactcagtttcgtgaacgtaattcctaagaatcttcaaTTCgatgttagtcaggaatgttctTTCCAGAATAACattacttccaagatacttgtaACTAAATTTGACGAATgactgacagtggcaaagaaagtgctccagagtttcgcTGTACTCTCCACATGCTATAAAAACGTTTGAATCCCCACgtacaattttgcataaatatgctcgtaatcctgtgtttctactcagaatacgtactatcatactgacttcagacttgctcattttgaggagatttttcatttgctctcatcagggtcaacccataggattttcgtgctCCTACCCAATGCTTCATTATTCTAAgtggtcttatgggattctctcactcgtgtttttagttcagcttttgttgcatcGAATGGTTTCACGTTTCTCAgattaactgcctcgagctcccttctctttaaagctattacattcgccctttagtgaccgactactcccgagtgggctggtacacATATGATGTGAATCTAACCCCTGGGAGAGTATtgagttaaagctttcttacaatccaataaaACGTTTGAATCCCCACgtacaattttgcataaatatgctcgtaatcctgtgtttCTACTCaaaatacgtactatcatactgacttcagacttgctcattttgaggagatttttcattTGCTCTTATCAGGGTCaacccataggattttcgtgctCCTACCCAATGCTTCATTATTCTAAgtggtcttatgggattctctcactagtgtttttagttcagcttttgttgcatcGAATGGTTTCACGTTTCTCAgattaactgcctcgagctcccttcgctttaaagctattacattcgccctttagtgaccgactactcccgagtgggctggtacacATATGATGTGAATCTAACccctgggagagtattcagttaaagctttcttacaatccattacggtcttatatttaatttaatctcctgatatcgccctaattgccttttggctgtcggtaaatatattaagcgctgtggacgccatatttattataatccaatttacgcattcctttattgctcgtacttctgtcTGGAAGCTtggtgttatgatttggtaatcggtggtatatttctgcttctgggtCTTCTTTATAGAACCTCAGCCCCACTTCATCCCCCAatcgtgtaacaacggatttttactgttttttgctctaatgttccgcttgaccaagatattctatctgggatcagcgtttcaaagtttccaacatatacgatcaggcacgtccgatgattgtgtataaccttccaatgtttCCAGTATCCATTAATGACGTGTCTTATAACCGCTTTTGTCCAGTTAACCTTAAATAAAGAGTCGTTCTGCCGTAAGCGCCACctcatatattaaatatttatgtttcaatgggtgaaTTATCTAAGAAAGTTATGAcactttaaaaatagaaatgtattgcaaaatttatttacaatttaggATAGAGAAATTTTTATCCGGAATGTGAATTGCTCCAAAATTTGGTGTATGTtgcattttaaattcatttaaataggTGTCCTTCATAGATATTGTGACACTTTTATTGGTCAAACTTTTGAGCTTTGTCTGTCCCTTTTAAACcttttcacgcacaaaactaaactgaTGGACTTTTAATAGATATAAaccgtatacgtgaaagagttaaagTTCAAATTGGAAT
This genomic window contains:
- the LOC111675539 gene encoding uncharacterized protein LOC111675539, with amino-acid sequence MDYWLFLIFSIFFIDLQSVCCLFVTDLNVPEIVDFRDNVTLSCSYAMSGHTLNSVKWYKDKMEFFRYSPMMHPVYIKFPVVGVHLPDGKYYCNESSCRVELSMLSAKSSGVYKCEVSGDAPHFQLAAKEDNMTVAALPQSDPLIESFNPMYRMEDYLSAICTSDYSSLPTRLTWFINGEQASLGELQPNVDTSISAHGYILRRQKLQVHFYLSGPRFYQAGKILQLKCIAEIENFPELTRETSLNAALIPYDNLNNQMLIHAGTNGGSSTSKFPATFNTIILNIVLVIFSTILSSNTL